Proteins from one Pseudoliparis swirei isolate HS2019 ecotype Mariana Trench chromosome 22, NWPU_hadal_v1, whole genome shotgun sequence genomic window:
- the si:dkey-34d22.1 gene encoding discoidin, CUB and LCCL domain-containing protein 1 isoform X1 has product MLSKSENIRDAVKSLFAVFWITFSVCSGGVDGQEGNGCGHSSLGTESGTLASQNYPGTYPSNSWCKWKLRVPEGRTLRLLFGDFDIESSPGCRNGSLVIADKSGEPSLGPVCGKLDASQKNVTLRSNEVTVTFKSGSHRSGRGFLLSYATDQYPELISCLQRGSHSSSQLLSVYCPAGCKNVTGAVWGNSEQGYRDTSVLCKSAVHAGAASDTLGGRVTVNRWRSLTLYESTFANGILSKTGSLSDKKLLFTQDCNNILSVSGLNASSLWDKDGREHNTFWSSRNMDSSHEFLHWAADLNDLNPWVELGLSDRSTITGIITRGSNDHYIESFSLFFSKDRKTWKLYKGALGKEKKVFHAYTDGHLRVLNSLFPPVAARFVRLQPLSWHGRASAQVQVLGCPVAKVTPRSRSAAESPPIKVNMGTPRPSTTLAPTDGPVLVETRLSSSQPVIVAVGVVLGLIMCGSCLLAGVWWKRRKKESQMKYSLPTIGCQSFQAKSLSCPQSELISYPLERNVHDALPSPPLNDYAAPDLAAIGQKVGSTFRPSSDEGYTTPFAFNHYDAPGNLPEYAEPLPPAPEYATPFSEQPPESILQTVTGLAHGNTHGPPVPAATAGAIASRRAQYDCPSHRMLSNGYCTPALHANGPRPVSVVYAEPKSCDSLLQKHTYEESL; this is encoded by the exons ATGCTTTCAAAGTCCGAAAACATCCGAGATGCTGTGAAGTCTCTTTTTGCCGTTTTCTGGATCACTTTCAGCGTCTGTTCCGGAGGTGTTGACGGCCAGGAGG GCAATGGCTGTGGACATTCGTCTCTGGGCACAGAGTCCGGCACATTGGCCTCTCAGAACTACCCGGGCACCTACCCCAGTAACAGCTGGTGCAAGTGGAAGCTCCGAGTGCCGGAGGGGCGAACGCTGCGGCTGCTTTTTGGGGATTTTGACATTGAGAGCAGTCCGGGCTGCAGGAATGGCTCTCTGGTGATCGCAGACAAGAGCGGAGAACCCAGTCTGG GTCCAGTGTGCGGGAAGCTTGATGCATCGCAGAAGAATGTGACACTAAGAAGCAATGAAGTGACGGTGACGTTCAAGTCGGGATCACACCGTTCTGGCAGAGGGTTCCTACTGTCTTACGCCACAGATCAGTATCCAG AGCTCATATCTTGTTTACAACGAGGATCTCATTCGAGCTCGCAGCTTTTGAG TGTGTACTGCCCTGCTGGTTGCAAGAATGTCACAGGGGCTGTCTGGGGAAACTCTGAACAGGGTTACAGAGAT ACCTCAGTCCTGTGCAAGTCTGCAGTCCATGCTGGAGCTGCATCCGATACTCTAGGAGGTCGCGTCACTGTGAACCGTTGGAGAAGTCTCACACTTTATGAATCCACCTTTGCCAATGGAATCCTTTCTAAAAC GGGATCATTGTCTGACAAGAAGCTGCTCTTCACACAAG ACTGCAACAACATCCTGAGTGTTTCTGGTTTAAATGCCTCATCTTTGTGGGATAAAGACGGCCGAGAACACAACACGTTCTGGTCCTCCAGAAACATGGATTCTAGCCACGAGTTCTTGCACTGGGCTGCAGACCTCAATGATCTGAACCCGTGGGTGGAGCTGGGGCTGAGTGATAGAAGCACTATCACAG GTATAATAACAAGGGGATCGAACGACCACTACATCGAATCCTTCAGTCTCTTCTTTAGCAAAGACCGAAAAACTTGGAAGCTTTACAAAGGCGCTCTcggcaaagaaaaaaag GTGTTCCATGCCTATACCGACGGACACCTCAGGGTCCTCAACAGCTTGTTCCCCCCTGTGGCGGCTCGGTTTGTACGCCTGCAGCCGCTGAGCTGGCATGGCCGGGCTTCAGCTCAGGTGCAAGTCCTGGGCTGTCCTGTTGCCAAGGTCACACCAAGGTCACGCTCAGCCGCTG AATCTCCACCCATCAAAGTCAACATGGGGACCCCGCGGCCCAGCACCACCCTGGCTCCCACCGACGGGCCAGTGTTAGTGGAGACCAGACTGA GCTCCAGTCAGCCAGTGATAGTGGCAGTGGGAGTGGTCCTGGGGCTGATAATGTGCGGTAGCTGTTTGTTGGCTGGAGTCTGGTGGAAGAGAAG GAAAAAAGAGTCACAAATGAAGTACTCTTTACCCACAA TAGGTTGTCAGAGTTTCCAGGCAAAGAGTCTCTCGTGCCCACAATCGGAGCTCATCTCTTACCCTCTGGAGCGCAATGTCCACGATGCTCTGCCTAGTCCTCCTCTTAATG ACTATGCAGCGCCGGACCTTGCCGCCATTGGACAGAAGGTTGGCTCAACATTCCGACCCTCCTCAGACGAGGGCTACACCACCCCCTTCGCCTTCAACCATTATGACGCTCCTGGCAACCTGCCCGAGTACGCCGAGCCTCTTCCCCCTGCGCCCGAGTACGCCACCCCATTCAGCGAGCAGCCCCCCGAGTCCATCCTGCAGACTGTGACGGGGCTCGCTCACGGCAACACGCACGGCCCTCCGGTACCGGCAGCGACCGCCGGAGCCATAGCGTCCAGGCGCGCTCAGTACGACTGCCCCTCACACAGGATGCTGTCCAATGGCTACTGCACTCCTGCCCTACATGCCAACGGCCCGAGGCCGGTCAGTGTGGTCTATGCAGAgcccaagtcatgtgactctttaCTACAGAAGCACACATATGAGGAGTCTTTGTGA
- the si:dkey-34d22.1 gene encoding discoidin, CUB and LCCL domain-containing protein 1 isoform X2 produces MLSKSENIRDAVKSLFAVFWITFSVCSGGVDGQEGNGCGHSSLGTESGTLASQNYPGTYPSNSWCKWKLRVPEGRTLRLLFGDFDIESSPGCRNGSLVIADKSGEPSLGPVCGKLDASQKNVTLRSNEVTVTFKSGSHRSGRGFLLSYATDQYPELISCLQRGSHSSSQLLSVYCPAGCKNVTGAVWGNSEQGYRDTSVLCKSAVHAGAASDTLGGRVTVNRWRSLTLYESTFANGILSKTGSLSDKKLLFTQDCNNILSVSGLNASSLWDKDGREHNTFWSSRNMDSSHEFLHWAADLNDLNPWVELGLSDRSTITGIITRGSNDHYIESFSLFFSKDRKTWKLYKGALGKEKKVFHAYTDGHLRVLNSLFPPVAARFVRLQPLSWHGRASAQVQVLGCPVAKVTPRSRSAAESPPIKVNMGTPRPSTTLAPTDGPVLVETRLSSSQPVIVAVGVVLGLIMCGSCLLAGVWWKRRKKESQMKYSLPTSCQSFQAKSLSCPQSELISYPLERNVHDALPSPPLNDYAAPDLAAIGQKVGSTFRPSSDEGYTTPFAFNHYDAPGNLPEYAEPLPPAPEYATPFSEQPPESILQTVTGLAHGNTHGPPVPAATAGAIASRRAQYDCPSHRMLSNGYCTPALHANGPRPVSVVYAEPKSCDSLLQKHTYEESL; encoded by the exons ATGCTTTCAAAGTCCGAAAACATCCGAGATGCTGTGAAGTCTCTTTTTGCCGTTTTCTGGATCACTTTCAGCGTCTGTTCCGGAGGTGTTGACGGCCAGGAGG GCAATGGCTGTGGACATTCGTCTCTGGGCACAGAGTCCGGCACATTGGCCTCTCAGAACTACCCGGGCACCTACCCCAGTAACAGCTGGTGCAAGTGGAAGCTCCGAGTGCCGGAGGGGCGAACGCTGCGGCTGCTTTTTGGGGATTTTGACATTGAGAGCAGTCCGGGCTGCAGGAATGGCTCTCTGGTGATCGCAGACAAGAGCGGAGAACCCAGTCTGG GTCCAGTGTGCGGGAAGCTTGATGCATCGCAGAAGAATGTGACACTAAGAAGCAATGAAGTGACGGTGACGTTCAAGTCGGGATCACACCGTTCTGGCAGAGGGTTCCTACTGTCTTACGCCACAGATCAGTATCCAG AGCTCATATCTTGTTTACAACGAGGATCTCATTCGAGCTCGCAGCTTTTGAG TGTGTACTGCCCTGCTGGTTGCAAGAATGTCACAGGGGCTGTCTGGGGAAACTCTGAACAGGGTTACAGAGAT ACCTCAGTCCTGTGCAAGTCTGCAGTCCATGCTGGAGCTGCATCCGATACTCTAGGAGGTCGCGTCACTGTGAACCGTTGGAGAAGTCTCACACTTTATGAATCCACCTTTGCCAATGGAATCCTTTCTAAAAC GGGATCATTGTCTGACAAGAAGCTGCTCTTCACACAAG ACTGCAACAACATCCTGAGTGTTTCTGGTTTAAATGCCTCATCTTTGTGGGATAAAGACGGCCGAGAACACAACACGTTCTGGTCCTCCAGAAACATGGATTCTAGCCACGAGTTCTTGCACTGGGCTGCAGACCTCAATGATCTGAACCCGTGGGTGGAGCTGGGGCTGAGTGATAGAAGCACTATCACAG GTATAATAACAAGGGGATCGAACGACCACTACATCGAATCCTTCAGTCTCTTCTTTAGCAAAGACCGAAAAACTTGGAAGCTTTACAAAGGCGCTCTcggcaaagaaaaaaag GTGTTCCATGCCTATACCGACGGACACCTCAGGGTCCTCAACAGCTTGTTCCCCCCTGTGGCGGCTCGGTTTGTACGCCTGCAGCCGCTGAGCTGGCATGGCCGGGCTTCAGCTCAGGTGCAAGTCCTGGGCTGTCCTGTTGCCAAGGTCACACCAAGGTCACGCTCAGCCGCTG AATCTCCACCCATCAAAGTCAACATGGGGACCCCGCGGCCCAGCACCACCCTGGCTCCCACCGACGGGCCAGTGTTAGTGGAGACCAGACTGA GCTCCAGTCAGCCAGTGATAGTGGCAGTGGGAGTGGTCCTGGGGCTGATAATGTGCGGTAGCTGTTTGTTGGCTGGAGTCTGGTGGAAGAGAAG GAAAAAAGAGTCACAAATGAAGTACTCTTTACCCACAA GTTGTCAGAGTTTCCAGGCAAAGAGTCTCTCGTGCCCACAATCGGAGCTCATCTCTTACCCTCTGGAGCGCAATGTCCACGATGCTCTGCCTAGTCCTCCTCTTAATG ACTATGCAGCGCCGGACCTTGCCGCCATTGGACAGAAGGTTGGCTCAACATTCCGACCCTCCTCAGACGAGGGCTACACCACCCCCTTCGCCTTCAACCATTATGACGCTCCTGGCAACCTGCCCGAGTACGCCGAGCCTCTTCCCCCTGCGCCCGAGTACGCCACCCCATTCAGCGAGCAGCCCCCCGAGTCCATCCTGCAGACTGTGACGGGGCTCGCTCACGGCAACACGCACGGCCCTCCGGTACCGGCAGCGACCGCCGGAGCCATAGCGTCCAGGCGCGCTCAGTACGACTGCCCCTCACACAGGATGCTGTCCAATGGCTACTGCACTCCTGCCCTACATGCCAACGGCCCGAGGCCGGTCAGTGTGGTCTATGCAGAgcccaagtcatgtgactctttaCTACAGAAGCACACATATGAGGAGTCTTTGTGA